A window of Bradyrhizobium sp. AZCC 1719 genomic DNA:
CGCTCAAACCGCGCACGACCTGCGAGAGCTGCACGTCGCCGGGCGAGCGGGTCGGCTCGGCAAAGGCGAGATAGTCGGCATGCGCTGCCTTGACATAGTCGGCGCGCGATTGATGCTTCGGCCCCAACCGCTTGATGGCGGCTGCAAAGGCCGCGCTGCTCGCGACCACGCCGAGCGTCGGCGAATAGACACGGCCAATCTCTTCCGGGTCGGGATAGACGTGAACCAGCGGCTGCTTCGGTTTCGGAATATCGAACAGCGTGTAGCCGGATGTGGTGGCCTCCCCCAGCCTCGCGCCAAGCGCGATCACCAGATCGCTGGTTCGGATCCGCTCGGCGATTTTTGCGTCGAGACCGATGCCGACATGGCCACCATAGCAGGGATGCAGATTGTCGAAATAGTCCTGGCATCGGAACGAGACGCCGACTGGAACCTCGTGCGCAGCGGCAAACGTTTCGAGATCGCGGCGGGCCTGATCGCTCCAACCGCCGCCGCCGACGATCAGGAATGGCCTCTTCGCCTCCGACAGCAGCGCATGGAATTGCCGCAAGGCGCCGTCATCGGGCGCGACCGGAATCGGATTGTAGGGCGGCGCATCCGCCACCTCCGCGGTGTCGGTGAGCATGTCCTCGGGCAGCGCCAGCACGACCGGGCCGGGACGGCCCGAGGTCGCGGTGAAGAAGGCGCGCGAAATGAACTCGGGAATCCGCCGCGCATCGTCGATCTGGGCGACCCATTTCGCCATCGGCCCGAACATCTGGCGATAATCGATTTCCTGGAACGCCTCGCGTTCCATCATGTCGCGTCCGACCTGGCCAAGCAGCAGGATCAGCGGTGTCGAGTCCTGGAACGCGACATGGACGCCGGAGGACGCATTGGTGGCGCCGGGGCCGCGGGTGGCGAACACGATGCCGGGCCGTCCCGTCAGCTTGCCATAGGCCTCCGCCATCATGGCGGCGCCCCCCTCCTGCCGCGCGTTGATGAACCGCACGCGCTGGCTCTGGTACATGCCGTCGAGGGCAGCCAGGAAGCTTTCGCCGGGCACGCCGAACACGGTGTCGGCACCGTGCAAGGCCAGTTGCTCGATGAGAATATGGCCACCGGTTCGAAGATTTGCTTCCATCGCCTTGTCCTTCCGTGTCGGGGATTACGGATTTGCGACCGGCTTAAAGAGTCGCGTCGGCACCAGCAACCTGTTTCCTTGCGATACAGATCGACCGATCAGTTGCCTTGTTGCTCCTTCGGTCCTACCCGTGCCTCTACGCCAGTCACGGCCTCGTAAGCCTTGATGACGGCGGTGCAGGACTCGCCGTCGTGCCCGAGCAGCGCCGCCTGCCGGTAGGTCTGGTGCACGGCCTCCGCCATGAACCCGGGCAGACCCGCCTCCTCCAGCCAGCGCGCGTAATAGCGGACGTCCTTGCGGGCGTTCGCCAACGACATAAGCGGGGTGAAGTCGCCATCAAGCGTAGCCTGGCCGTAAAGATCGAGCATGCCGCTCTTGCCGCCGGCCGCCGAGATGATGCGGATGAGTTGCGAGAGGTCGAGCCCGTCCTTGGCCGCGAGCGCAAACCCCTCGCACCACGCCGCCACATTGGCGAAGGCGATATAGTTGTGAATGAGCTTGAGGCGGATCGCGTGTCCCAATGGGCCGATGTGGAAGATGTTTTCGGCATAGAGCTCAAAATAGGGCCTGAGGTCGTCGAGCAGGTCACGCTCGCCGCCGAACAGTACGTTGACCTTGCCGATGTCGGCGTGTTTCGGGGTTCGCGTCATAGGTGCTTCGGCATACCGACCGCCGGCTGCCCGCACCATGCGGTCGAGCTTTGCGACCATCTGCGGGCTGCCGGTGGTGTGATCCACGACGATGAATCCCGGCGCCGGACTGGCGAGCAGCCCATCGCTGCAAATCATCAACGCCTCGACATCCTCGGCCTCGTTGACGCAAATCATGACGATGCGGCAATTGTCGCGAATTTCCTGAAGACCGCTGGCAGCGGTCGCGCCGAACGATTTGGCAACGGCCATGGCCGCCGGGTTGAGATCGTAGGCGGTGACCGCCACGCCCTTGGCGACGAGGTTCTTGACCAAGCCTCGTCCCATTCCACCGAGGCCAATAAAGCCAACGCGTTCGAGTGTCGTCATTTCAACCGTTCCGTTGTTGTTTCCTGGATTCTTTCCGAGAGCCGATCGCGCCGAGTTGCGGAGCCTAGCTTCGGGTCCCGGTGGCGGGCTTGCCGTAAACCGCGTCCGCCCGCTTTTCGAACGCGGCGGCAAAACGCTGGAAGGCCGTATCGAACATCGTCCCCATCAGCATCGCCAGCATCCGGCTCTTGAATTCGTAGGACAGGAAGAATCCGACGTCGCAGTCGGTTTCGGATTTCGGTTCGAACGTCCAGCGGTTCTCCAGATTGCTGAAAGGGCCCTTCAGATACTCGACCATGATTTTCAGGTTCGGCCGGTCCAGCGTCACCCGGCTGGTGAAGGATTCCCGTACCAGCTTGAACGATATCGTCATGTCGGCGACGACGACTTCAGTGCCGTCAGCTTTCTGCGTACGTTGCCGTATCCTCAGCGATTGGCACAGCGGCACGAACTCCGGATAGCGCTCGACATCGGCGACCAGATCGAACATGTGCGACGCGGTATGATGAACCCGGCGCTTGCTGGAAAAGCGAGGCATTGGACGCGCTCAACCGTGTAGCGCAGCCCGCGCCGCCCTGAGCTTGGCAAAATCCTCGCCCGCATGATGCGACGAGCGGGTCAGCGGACTGGCCGACACCATAAGAAAACCCTTGGTATAGGCGACCTTCTCGTAGCCCGCGAATTCGTCAGGGGTCACGTAGCGCATGACGGCGTGATGCTTGCGGGTCGGCTGCAGATACTGCCCGATGGTCAGGAAATCGACGTCCGCGGAGCGCAGATCGTCCATCACCTGCAGCACCTCGTGGCGCTCCTCGCCGAGGCCAACCATGATGCCTGATTTGGTGAAGATCGTGGGATCAATCTCCTTGACCCGCTGCAGGAGCCGGATCGAATGGAAGTAGCGCGCGCCCGGGCGTACCGTGAGATAACGCGCCGGCACGGTTTCCAGATTGTGGTTGAATACATCCGGCTTGGCTGCCGCGACCACCTCCAGCGCGCCTTCCTTGCGCAGGAAGTCGGGGGTGAGGATTTCGATGGTCGTGGTCGGGCAGCGCGCGCGAATGGCGCGAATCGTCTGCGCAAAGTGCTCGGCGCCGCCGTCGGCGAGGTCGTCGCGATCGACCGAGGTCACCACGACGTGGGTCAGCCCGAGCTTGAAGGTCGCCTCCGCGACATGTTCCGGCTCATTGGCCTCGAGCGCGCCGGGCATGCCGGTCTTGACGTTGCAGAACGCGCAGGCCCGCGTGCAGGTGTCCCCCATGATCATGAAGGTGGCGTGCTTCTTGTCCCAGCACTCGCCGATATTCGGGCAGCCGGCCTCCTCGCACACCGTGACGAGGCCGTTCTCCTTGACGATCTTTCGCGTGTCGGCATAGCCGCGGGTGTTCGGCGCGCGCACCCGGATCCAGTCCGGCTTCGGCGGCGACAGCGCATCCGGCCGGTTCACCTTTTCGGGGTGACGCGGGCGAACCTGGTTCAGGGAAACGGTATCGACGAGAACGACCATGGTAAGTCCGGAAATTGCGAGAACATCTAGCTAATCCGTGTTGCAGATGGCTGCAACTCTGTTGCGGAAAACCGCAACCCGATTGCGGCCGCAATCTAGCTCGCGAAACCTAGCAGATCGTGCAAGATAATGACGAATTTCACCTGTTCCGCGAACGATTCTCACCTGAAAATGGTTCAAAACTCCAAGCCTGCCGGCGCCGCCGCCCTCCGGCTCGGCAAGCCGCTGAAACGCTCGTTTTTCGACCGCAGCGTGCACGAGGTCGCGCCCGACCTGATCGGGGCAACGCTCCTGGTCGACGGCGTCGGCGGCACCATCGTCGAGGTCGAGGCCTATCACCATCTGGACCCGGCCGCGCATTCGTTCCGCGGGCCGACGCCGCGCAACCGCGTGATGTTCGGCCCGCCGGGTTTTGCCTATGTCTACCGCTCCTATGGCATCCACTGGTGCGTCAACTTCGTCTGCGAAGAGGAAGGCTCCGCCAGCGCCGTGCTGATCCGTGCGCTGGAGCCGACCCATGGCCTCCCCGCCATGCGCCGCCGCCGCGGCCTGCAGGATGAGCGGGCGTTGTGTTCGGGGCCGGGCAAGCTCACGGAAGCGCTTGGGATCACGATCAAGCACAATGAACTGCCGCTCGACGTGTCGCCGATCGCCCTGCATGCGCGCGTGGGCAGACTCGACATTGCCGCAGGCGTGCGGATCGGCATAACCAAAGCGGTCGATCTGCCATGGCGCTACGGATTGAAGGGGTCGAGATTTTTGAGCAAGCCGTTCTGACAAGGCGGTTTCTCTTTCAGCCGTCATTGCGACCGCAAGCGAAACAATCCACATTTCGGCTCGGGGATAGATGGATTGCTTCGCTGCGCTCGCAATGACGCGGAGATAGTGACGCAACACTCGATCGTCATACCCCGCGAATGCGGGGTATCCAGTACGCCGCGGCTTTTCGGCTTAATCACTGCTGTCTCTGGAATACTGGGTCACCCGCCTTCGCGGGTGACGACAATTGAATGTGCGTTTGCATTCTCGCGACATGAATTGCCCGAGGTTTTCCTGAAGCTTCCTGCCCTCTCCGATGAGAGGGCGCAGGGAATGCCGGGTGCTTGCTGCACCCGCGGTCTCGTGTGCAAATGCACTTAAGAAGTGCGCACACGAGCATACAGGTACAGCCGGAGCAGCCCGGCATTCCCTGCGCGATGGGTTTACGGCTTATGCCGCGCTCTCCCTGGAGACGAATTCCTCTTGCCTCCATCACTGACGAATTGACGGCTCGCATGACTCGGTTGAGTGCTGCAAGCCTCCGCCAGCTTGACACCAGCCACGGGTGCCAGGACCACACGGTTTTGCCGTACGCAGCTTCCTTCGCCAGAGACTTCAACCAGCCAAGTGCGTGCCGGCCAAAATTCTGGCGGAGGCGTTTAAGCGCCGTACGTCCTGCGCGCTGTGTTCACTCACGGCAAAAACCGCCCTGCGATCACATCCACGCGCCCGACGCTGCCGCGTCCACCGCAACCCGCCCCAACGTCAGTGACGATGGCCAACGCCCCTCTCCTCGGGACGGGATGGCGGAAGTTGTAGAGGTGATTTGGGTCAATCACGAAGAGGAATATTTTTGATTCCCAAGCTTGACACGATTTCGGAAAATCAGAAGTGATTTGCCCGAGGGTTGCTTTGCCGCACCTTGAGCTCGAGATTGTGCTTGCAAGGAAAGCAAATCAGCCAGTAGCCCTGCATGAGGGGGCTATATGCGGGACAAGCTAATCCCGGATCTCG
This region includes:
- a CDS encoding type II toxin-antitoxin system RatA family toxin, with translation MPRFSSKRRVHHTASHMFDLVADVERYPEFVPLCQSLRIRQRTQKADGTEVVVADMTISFKLVRESFTSRVTLDRPNLKIMVEYLKGPFSNLENRWTFEPKSETDCDVGFFLSYEFKSRMLAMLMGTMFDTAFQRFAAAFEKRADAVYGKPATGTRS
- a CDS encoding DNA-3-methyladenine glycosylase, with translation MVQNSKPAGAAALRLGKPLKRSFFDRSVHEVAPDLIGATLLVDGVGGTIVEVEAYHHLDPAAHSFRGPTPRNRVMFGPPGFAYVYRSYGIHWCVNFVCEEEGSASAVLIRALEPTHGLPAMRRRRGLQDERALCSGPGKLTEALGITIKHNELPLDVSPIALHARVGRLDIAAGVRIGITKAVDLPWRYGLKGSRFLSKPF
- the lipA gene encoding lipoyl synthase: MVVLVDTVSLNQVRPRHPEKVNRPDALSPPKPDWIRVRAPNTRGYADTRKIVKENGLVTVCEEAGCPNIGECWDKKHATFMIMGDTCTRACAFCNVKTGMPGALEANEPEHVAEATFKLGLTHVVVTSVDRDDLADGGAEHFAQTIRAIRARCPTTTIEILTPDFLRKEGALEVVAAAKPDVFNHNLETVPARYLTVRPGARYFHSIRLLQRVKEIDPTIFTKSGIMVGLGEERHEVLQVMDDLRSADVDFLTIGQYLQPTRKHHAVMRYVTPDEFAGYEKVAYTKGFLMVSASPLTRSSHHAGEDFAKLRAARAALHG
- a CDS encoding NAD(P)-dependent oxidoreductase, which codes for MTTLERVGFIGLGGMGRGLVKNLVAKGVAVTAYDLNPAAMAVAKSFGATAASGLQEIRDNCRIVMICVNEAEDVEALMICSDGLLASPAPGFIVVDHTTGSPQMVAKLDRMVRAAGGRYAEAPMTRTPKHADIGKVNVLFGGERDLLDDLRPYFELYAENIFHIGPLGHAIRLKLIHNYIAFANVAAWCEGFALAAKDGLDLSQLIRIISAAGGKSGMLDLYGQATLDGDFTPLMSLANARKDVRYYARWLEEAGLPGFMAEAVHQTYRQAALLGHDGESCTAVIKAYEAVTGVEARVGPKEQQGN
- a CDS encoding thiamine pyrophosphate-binding protein, whose amino-acid sequence is MEANLRTGGHILIEQLALHGADTVFGVPGESFLAALDGMYQSQRVRFINARQEGGAAMMAEAYGKLTGRPGIVFATRGPGATNASSGVHVAFQDSTPLILLLGQVGRDMMEREAFQEIDYRQMFGPMAKWVAQIDDARRIPEFISRAFFTATSGRPGPVVLALPEDMLTDTAEVADAPPYNPIPVAPDDGALRQFHALLSEAKRPFLIVGGGGWSDQARRDLETFAAAHEVPVGVSFRCQDYFDNLHPCYGGHVGIGLDAKIAERIRTSDLVIALGARLGEATTSGYTLFDIPKPKQPLVHVYPDPEEIGRVYSPTLGVVASSAAFAAAIKRLGPKHQSRADYVKAAHADYLAFAEPTRSPGDVQLSQVVRGLSDRLPHDTIICNGAGNYAVWVHRFWRYRQYRTELAPTSGSMGYGLPAAVAAKLQHPERTVIAFAGDGCFQMTGLEFMTAVENRLPLIVIVCNNGMYGTIRMHQERTYPGRVSGTDLANPDFAALARACGGFGAYVECTEDFARAFDEAVASGLPAIIELSISPEALTPVSSLSETRAKALAAAV